A genome region from Phosphitispora fastidiosa includes the following:
- the recN gene encoding DNA repair protein RecN, protein MLVKLFVQNFALIDKLELDFLRGFNVLTGETGAGKSIIIDAVGTVTGSQGLTEFIRSGEKKAIVEAVFEVENNSRIMGMLEQFGFLPEQGEALILTRELVKSGKNICRINGRIVNLSLYREIAGNLIDIYGQHHQQSLLDQQKHIDLLDEYGENNLSLSDFHEIKDELAACYGQLLTLRAQLRQLEDSEKEKVRMADMYRYQLEEIDNCSPVAGEDQALDEEKNILANAERLTSLASEAYALLYESDSTRPAAELLHAALNSLRELAVVDSSLNGVYEMLESAVYQVEEAARDIKTYSAKLESDPVRLDEIESRLNRINLLKKKYGDSINEILEYRNQVAASLAVIDNYDDEVSSLRTEIESIGSKYRGLAERLTAARKQAAKDLRTCITAELRELNMPHVTFDVKIASREPLSNGQDNVEFLISPNKGEPLKPLAKIVSGGEVSRIMLAFRSILAKTGPVGTLIFDEIDAGIGGNALHATAAKLSAVGKDRQVICVTHSPQIAGIADHHFNINKVTDQTRTFTRVSKLDIQGRVEELARMLSGGKITSVSREHAEEILKQNF, encoded by the coding sequence TTGCTGGTAAAGCTTTTTGTTCAGAATTTCGCACTTATTGATAAACTGGAGTTGGATTTTCTCAGGGGATTTAATGTCCTTACCGGAGAGACAGGGGCGGGGAAATCAATAATTATTGATGCCGTAGGCACTGTAACAGGCAGTCAGGGGCTTACTGAGTTTATCCGGAGCGGAGAAAAAAAAGCTATTGTGGAAGCTGTGTTCGAAGTTGAAAATAATTCGAGAATCATGGGAATGTTAGAGCAGTTTGGTTTCCTGCCGGAACAGGGTGAGGCTCTTATATTGACGCGTGAATTGGTGAAATCGGGAAAGAACATCTGTAGAATTAATGGCAGGATCGTTAATCTTTCCTTATACAGGGAAATTGCCGGAAATCTCATAGATATTTATGGACAGCATCACCAGCAGTCCCTGCTGGACCAACAGAAGCATATTGATTTGCTGGATGAATATGGAGAAAACAATTTGTCTCTTTCGGATTTTCATGAGATAAAGGATGAATTGGCTGCCTGTTATGGCCAACTGCTGACTTTACGAGCCCAGCTCAGGCAGTTGGAGGACAGTGAGAAGGAAAAGGTACGCATGGCAGATATGTACAGATATCAGCTTGAGGAGATTGATAACTGCAGCCCTGTTGCAGGGGAAGACCAGGCGCTCGACGAAGAAAAAAATATCCTGGCGAATGCAGAAAGGTTAACCTCTTTGGCTTCAGAGGCATATGCCCTGCTTTATGAAAGTGACTCTACGAGACCGGCGGCTGAACTTCTTCATGCGGCTTTAAATTCATTAAGGGAATTAGCTGTTGTAGATAGCTCCCTTAACGGTGTCTATGAAATGCTGGAATCGGCCGTTTACCAAGTAGAAGAAGCAGCCAGAGATATAAAAACATATTCCGCAAAGCTGGAATCCGATCCGGTACGGCTGGATGAAATAGAAAGCAGATTAAATCGCATTAATCTCCTGAAAAAAAAATATGGCGACTCCATCAATGAAATTCTTGAATACAGAAATCAGGTAGCAGCCTCTTTGGCCGTAATAGATAATTATGATGACGAGGTAAGCAGTCTGAGGACTGAGATTGAGAGTATCGGTTCAAAATACCGGGGACTGGCAGAAAGGCTGACAGCAGCAAGGAAGCAAGCTGCCAAGGATTTAAGGACCTGTATCACTGCAGAACTAAGGGAACTCAATATGCCTCATGTCACTTTTGATGTTAAAATCGCCTCCAGAGAACCTTTATCAAATGGACAGGATAATGTTGAATTTTTAATTTCACCAAATAAGGGTGAACCCCTCAAACCGCTTGCAAAAATTGTATCAGGAGGGGAAGTTTCCAGGATTATGCTGGCATTCCGGTCAATTTTGGCCAAAACCGGACCAGTGGGCACTCTGATATTTGATGAGATTGATGCCGGTATCGGTGGGAATGCACTACATGCGACAGCTGCGAAGCTCTCAGCAGTGGGAAAGGATAGACAGGTTATTTGTGTCACGCATTCACCACAAATAGCGGGTATTGCAGATCACCATTTTAATATCAATAAAGTAACTGACCAAACCCGGACATTTACCAGGGTCAGCAAGCTTGACATTCAAGGCCGGGTCGAGGAACTTGCCAGGATGCTTTCCGGGGGCAAAATAACCTCTGTGTCAAGGGAGCATGCAGAAGAAATACTTAAACAAAATTTTTGA
- a CDS encoding 4Fe-4S binding protein → MAKGRAIICEDRCKGCGLCVTACPQRLIEISNKLNVSGFHPAVVTDYEKCKGCALCALMCPDVAIEVEREEK, encoded by the coding sequence ATGGCAAAGGGAAGAGCTATTATCTGTGAAGACCGGTGCAAGGGCTGTGGACTCTGTGTTACCGCATGTCCCCAGAGACTGATAGAAATATCAAATAAGCTGAATGTATCCGGGTTTCACCCGGCGGTGGTAACAGATTATGAAAAATGTAAAGGGTGTGCCTTGTGTGCGTTAATGTGTCCTGATGTTGCAATTGAAGTAGAAAGGGAGGAGAAATAG
- the steA gene encoding putative cytokinetic ring protein SteA, whose amino-acid sequence MGVIRGTARVDRKTKNLVKRLQPGEIAVINHQDLDEVSAQALIDAKVKAVVNASSSISENYPNLGPLAVVKAGIYLLDNVGLDIMEKVHEGEVVEISGDRISVQDVWQASGDVLTADIVEKEMEYTKKNIGMVLEKFVQNTIEYAQQEQEFILGDIKMPDTKISFSGRHTLIVVRGQTYKDDLSALRSYIHEVKPVLIGVDGGADALREFGHKPDIIIGDMDSISDETLRCGAEIIVHAYSDGRAPGLARVTGLGLKAVTFPAPGTSEDIAMLLAYHKGTDLIVALGTHSNMIDFLEKGRKGMASTFLVRLKVGSVLVDAKGVNKLYKSKVKFRYLAELVAAASVTFAIVAYQFPVTRQFLQVVWLKLKIVFGV is encoded by the coding sequence ATGGGTGTCATCCGAGGTACGGCCAGGGTTGACCGGAAAACCAAAAACCTTGTAAAAAGGCTCCAGCCTGGTGAAATTGCGGTTATAAACCATCAGGATCTTGACGAGGTGAGCGCTCAGGCTTTGATTGATGCTAAAGTAAAGGCTGTTGTTAATGCATCTTCCTCAATTAGTGAAAACTATCCCAATCTTGGCCCGCTGGCGGTTGTGAAGGCGGGGATTTACCTGTTGGATAATGTAGGCCTGGACATTATGGAGAAGGTCCATGAAGGAGAGGTTGTAGAGATTTCCGGTGACCGGATATCGGTTCAGGATGTGTGGCAGGCATCAGGGGATGTCCTGACTGCAGATATAGTAGAAAAAGAAATGGAATATACCAAGAAAAATATTGGTATGGTTTTGGAAAAATTTGTCCAGAATACTATTGAATATGCTCAACAGGAACAGGAGTTTATTCTTGGTGATATAAAAATGCCGGATACAAAGATCTCGTTTAGCGGCAGGCACACTTTGATAGTGGTCAGAGGCCAGACCTACAAAGATGACCTGTCCGCCTTAAGGTCTTATATCCACGAAGTCAAGCCGGTGCTGATAGGTGTCGACGGAGGGGCTGATGCTCTGCGTGAGTTTGGGCATAAACCTGATATTATTATTGGAGACATGGACAGTATTAGTGATGAAACACTCCGGTGCGGGGCTGAAATAATAGTCCATGCGTATTCCGATGGAAGGGCGCCAGGCCTGGCAAGGGTTACGGGCCTTGGCCTGAAAGCGGTTACTTTCCCTGCTCCAGGCACCAGTGAAGATATAGCTATGTTACTGGCATATCACAAGGGGACAGATTTAATTGTAGCTTTGGGAACCCATTCGAATATGATTGATTTTTTGGAAAAGGGCAGGAAAGGTATGGCAAGTACATTTCTGGTCCGATTGAAAGTTGGTTCCGTATTGGTTGATGCCAAAGGTGTGAATAAGCTATATAAGAGTAAGGTCAAATTCAGGTATCTGGCAGAACTTGTAGCGGCAGCATCGGTTACGTTCGCTATTGTAGCTTACCAGTTTCCGGTTACCAGGCAGTTTCTCCAAGTCGTCTGGCTAAAACTAAAAATTGTGTTTGGGGTATAA
- the buk gene encoding butyrate kinase, with protein sequence MTNYLQLIINPGSTSTKIAVFKDVEPVYAETIRHSVKDLERYAKIIDQLEYRLVIVRDNIKNSGIDVSELNAVVGRGGPLRPVPGGTYLVNEKMLQDMREERRGSHASNLGGMIAHAIAAELNIPAFIVDPVSVDEMEPIARISGMPDNPRESLFHALNQKAVARRAAEEMARDYTDVNLIVAHLGGGISVGAHRRGRVIDVNNALPGDGPFSPERSGGVPAGKLVEMCYSGRLSREEMKKKLVGNAGLAAYLDTNDAVEVEKRIDNGDEEAKLVYRAMAYQVSKEIGACAAVLKGNVDAIIITGGIAYSSTLVKWIEERVGFMAPVRLYPGEDEMQALACGGIRVLSGAESAKTY encoded by the coding sequence GTGACAAACTATCTCCAGCTTATTATAAATCCTGGCTCCACCTCCACTAAAATTGCCGTATTTAAAGATGTTGAGCCTGTTTATGCGGAAACGATCAGGCACAGCGTTAAGGATCTGGAAAGGTATGCCAAAATAATTGATCAGTTGGAATATAGGCTGGTAATTGTAAGAGATAATATTAAAAATTCCGGGATTGATGTCAGTGAGCTGAATGCGGTTGTGGGCAGGGGCGGTCCTCTTAGACCGGTACCGGGGGGAACCTATCTGGTTAATGAAAAAATGCTTCAGGATATGAGAGAGGAGCGGCGCGGCTCTCATGCTTCCAACCTGGGGGGAATGATAGCACATGCAATTGCTGCAGAACTTAATATTCCGGCCTTTATCGTGGATCCGGTCTCTGTTGATGAAATGGAGCCCATAGCCAGGATTTCCGGGATGCCGGACAACCCCAGGGAAAGCCTGTTCCATGCGCTGAATCAGAAGGCTGTCGCCAGAAGGGCCGCAGAGGAGATGGCCAGAGACTATACGGATGTTAACTTAATTGTGGCACACCTTGGGGGAGGCATATCTGTCGGCGCTCACCGCAGAGGACGCGTTATTGATGTGAATAATGCCCTTCCGGGTGATGGGCCGTTTTCCCCGGAACGAAGCGGGGGTGTGCCGGCAGGGAAGCTGGTGGAAATGTGCTACAGTGGGCGGCTGTCCAGAGAGGAAATGAAGAAAAAACTAGTTGGCAATGCGGGATTGGCGGCTTACCTGGATACCAATGATGCTGTGGAAGTGGAAAAAAGGATTGACAATGGAGATGAGGAGGCAAAGCTGGTATACCGGGCAATGGCTTACCAGGTCTCCAAGGAAATTGGGGCCTGTGCAGCAGTACTTAAGGGCAATGTTGATGCTATCATCATTACCGGAGGGATAGCATACAGCAGCACGCTGGTTAAATGGATAGAAGAACGGGTTGGTTTTATGGCCCCTGTCAGGCTGTATCCCGGTGAGGATGAAATGCAGGCTTTGGCCTGTGGCGGGATAAGGGTACTTTCGGGCGCTGAATCCGCGAAAACTTATTAA
- a CDS encoding glycosyltransferase family 2 protein: MAQSKVSVLIPAHNEEKYIFETVSAVSSIPEVSEIIVVNDASADSTAKLAVEAGAVVISTTKNLGKGGALNTGMEQVSGDIIALVDGDLGASAAEVKKLILPVLEGQADMTVAKFPRARKKGGFGLVKGLARGGIKLFTGLEVLAPLSGQRVMKRAVITALGGFESGYGVEVGMTIDASRKGFSIKEVEVNMTHAETGRDLSGFMHRGKQFVHVFRVLTRRAIKR; this comes from the coding sequence GTGGCTCAAAGTAAAGTTTCTGTTTTAATTCCGGCTCACAATGAAGAAAAGTATATTTTTGAGACCGTATCAGCTGTAAGCAGTATCCCTGAAGTCAGTGAAATAATCGTTGTGAATGACGCCTCCGCCGATAGTACCGCCAAACTTGCGGTTGAGGCGGGGGCTGTGGTCATTTCAACGACTAAAAATCTGGGGAAAGGTGGAGCCCTAAATACGGGGATGGAACAGGTAAGTGGTGATATTATTGCATTGGTTGACGGAGACCTGGGAGCTTCCGCAGCCGAAGTGAAGAAATTGATTTTACCTGTGCTGGAAGGTCAGGCAGACATGACGGTAGCCAAGTTTCCCCGGGCCCGAAAGAAAGGCGGTTTTGGACTGGTCAAAGGATTGGCTCGCGGCGGAATCAAGCTTTTTACCGGATTGGAGGTGCTGGCCCCTTTGTCCGGGCAGCGGGTGATGAAAAGAGCAGTGATTACTGCTTTGGGCGGATTTGAATCAGGCTACGGTGTTGAAGTCGGGATGACAATAGATGCTTCACGCAAGGGCTTTTCAATAAAGGAAGTTGAGGTAAACATGACCCATGCTGAAACAGGCAGGGATTTAAGCGGTTTTATGCACCGCGGTAAACAGTTTGTGCATGTATTCAGGGTATTGACCCGACGCGCTATTAAGAGGTGA
- a CDS encoding phosphate butyryltransferase produces the protein MRTFTEILDEAKKCPRKKVAIAVAQDGSVLEAARECQSSGIADAVLVGDTMEIARIAIERKVDLNKFELIHEADAEEAVRRAVLMVHAGKADMLMKGAVQSPVILKAVLDKNIGLRTGSVLTHVAVFESPGYDRLMLMTDAGMNIMPTFDQKVDMVKHAVHVAKALKIEQPKVAVIAGVELVNPDMPSTVDAALLSKMAERGQIGDCIIDGPLALDLALSKESARAKGVTSPVAGQADILVLANIDAANVLYKALVFLGGAKITGLVMGAQAPVILTSRADSHEAKLVSVALGVLMTSKQESGSNSKRDDKSLKAV, from the coding sequence ATGCGGACCTTTACGGAAATACTTGATGAGGCTAAAAAGTGTCCCCGCAAAAAAGTTGCTATCGCTGTAGCCCAGGATGGGTCAGTTTTGGAGGCAGCCAGGGAGTGCCAGAGCAGCGGTATAGCGGATGCCGTTCTGGTGGGTGATACTATGGAGATTGCCAGGATTGCCATTGAAAGGAAAGTTGACCTCAATAAATTTGAGCTGATTCATGAAGCCGATGCTGAAGAGGCAGTGAGAAGAGCTGTGCTTATGGTTCATGCCGGGAAAGCCGACATGTTAATGAAGGGCGCTGTACAGTCGCCTGTTATCCTGAAGGCCGTCCTGGATAAGAATATCGGACTGCGCACCGGCAGTGTGCTGACACATGTTGCCGTATTCGAGTCGCCGGGTTATGACAGGCTGATGTTGATGACTGATGCCGGAATGAATATTATGCCAACTTTTGATCAGAAAGTGGATATGGTTAAGCATGCCGTCCATGTGGCAAAAGCCCTTAAGATAGAGCAGCCGAAGGTTGCTGTTATTGCAGGTGTGGAACTGGTTAATCCGGACATGCCGAGCACTGTCGATGCTGCACTCCTCTCCAAGATGGCTGAGAGGGGTCAGATCGGGGATTGTATCATTGACGGACCCTTAGCCTTGGACTTAGCCCTGTCCAAGGAATCTGCCCGTGCCAAAGGTGTGACCAGCCCGGTGGCTGGTCAAGCCGACATTCTCGTGCTGGCCAATATCGATGCGGCCAACGTTTTATATAAAGCCCTGGTTTTCCTGGGCGGGGCCAAAATAACCGGATTAGTCATGGGAGCACAGGCGCCGGTTATACTGACCTCAAGAGCCGACTCCCATGAGGCAAAACTGGTTTCTGTGGCGCTGGGTGTGCTGATGACCAGCAAACAGGAATCCGGAAGCAACAGTAAACGCGACGATAAAAGCCTTAAAGCTGTTTAA
- the spoIVB gene encoding SpoIVB peptidase produces MLSYQGYRKAVGLLIAALIVAATFNPHAKSFFSLPAQQRVTVGDHIRFNLKFPQNLLNQFSLYVEPNQQNVLLLNGTDISGKVFSFFDGWPVATSPGKANIQIRLFGIVPVKNVKVEVVPQTKLVPGGHSVGVLLHSEGVIVVGQSIVEDKNGTKFNPAREAGIEVGDVILSINGQQVTSDEQVAKIIDTAGKSDNKLKLSVKRGGKKFSADIKPVRCRETDRFRIGLYIRDSAAGVGTLSFYDPGTGKYGALGHVITDADTNQPIDVSDGRIVKASIQGIQAGRSGIPGEKIGMFINEQDFSGTIEKNTKYGIYGTLEGKLKNPLYSKMLPIALADQVKTGPAEMLTVLDGEKIEKFKVEIKRVLPQSVPDSKGLIVEVTDSRLLKRTGGIIQGMSGSPLIQEGKIIGAVTHVFINDPARGYGCLIEWMLKETGTKIGRQLESGGNKNPLISSISLRL; encoded by the coding sequence TTGTTGTCGTATCAAGGATATCGTAAAGCGGTCGGACTGCTTATTGCAGCACTGATAGTTGCAGCTACCTTTAACCCGCACGCCAAGAGTTTTTTTTCACTCCCTGCTCAACAGCGGGTAACCGTAGGAGATCATATCAGGTTTAATCTGAAGTTTCCGCAAAATTTACTCAACCAATTCAGTCTTTATGTTGAACCAAATCAACAAAATGTACTCCTGTTGAACGGTACAGATATCAGTGGTAAGGTTTTCAGCTTTTTTGACGGTTGGCCTGTGGCGACATCGCCGGGCAAAGCCAATATACAAATCAGGCTGTTTGGCATCGTTCCGGTAAAAAATGTTAAGGTAGAAGTTGTTCCACAGACTAAACTTGTGCCAGGAGGTCACTCCGTTGGAGTACTCCTGCACTCTGAAGGAGTTATAGTTGTTGGCCAGTCAATTGTAGAGGATAAAAACGGAACTAAGTTCAATCCTGCAAGGGAGGCGGGAATTGAGGTTGGTGACGTTATCCTGAGCATTAATGGTCAGCAGGTTACCAGTGATGAGCAGGTAGCAAAAATAATTGATACTGCAGGGAAATCAGATAACAAGCTAAAATTATCAGTAAAGCGAGGCGGCAAAAAATTTTCCGCAGATATTAAACCTGTACGCTGCCGGGAAACAGATAGATTCCGGATTGGCCTCTATATCAGGGACAGTGCGGCAGGAGTCGGGACACTGTCATTTTACGACCCGGGTACAGGAAAGTATGGCGCCTTGGGACATGTGATCACAGATGCGGATACCAATCAACCGATTGATGTGAGTGACGGTCGGATAGTCAAGGCCTCAATACAAGGTATTCAGGCTGGAAGAAGCGGTATTCCCGGAGAAAAAATCGGCATGTTTATTAATGAACAGGACTTTTCGGGGACGATTGAAAAAAACACCAAATATGGTATTTATGGCACCCTTGAGGGAAAACTAAAAAACCCCCTTTACAGTAAAATGCTGCCCATTGCTCTGGCAGATCAGGTAAAAACAGGACCGGCTGAAATGCTGACAGTTCTGGATGGTGAAAAAATCGAAAAATTTAAGGTGGAAATAAAGAGAGTGTTACCGCAAAGTGTTCCTGATAGTAAAGGTTTGATAGTTGAAGTAACAGATTCGAGACTGCTTAAAAGGACAGGTGGTATTATCCAGGGAATGAGCGGCAGCCCATTGATACAAGAAGGTAAAATAATTGGAGCAGTTACTCATGTTTTTATTAATGATCCCGCTCGTGGTTATGGCTGCCTGATAGAATGGATGCTAAAAGAAACCGGAACAAAAATCGGTCGACAATTGGAATCAGGGGGTAACAAAAACCCCCTGATTTCCTCTATAAGTTTAAGATTATAA
- a CDS encoding copper transporter, with protein sequence MIIDFKYHVASLVAVFLALGIGILVGSSFLGENVNEAIIQQQKQIVSNLNRDFEQMRQDHKVAQEEIEAYKSDLNISKQFEEQVLPTLFSGKLAEKQIAVIETNSYGFHDDWIENLGITGANVVSITAVLDGFDLSQEEIRNSIKTKLMLKDDSEGAVSQELAREIAEGIISAQNLENLHYFEQLGLIKNSGDYGVPIDAVIFVGGSQEEVGQRCANLDIPMMNYFLERNIPVFGVETSDVAYSYMKEYQKLKVSTVDNIDMIPGQLSLVMSVYGKPGNYGIKTTARQLMPEVQ encoded by the coding sequence ATGATTATTGACTTCAAGTACCATGTTGCCTCACTTGTTGCAGTATTTCTGGCTCTGGGTATTGGTATTCTGGTAGGGTCGTCTTTTTTGGGGGAAAATGTCAATGAAGCCATAATACAGCAGCAAAAACAGATTGTCAGCAATCTGAACCGTGATTTTGAACAAATGAGACAGGACCATAAAGTGGCTCAGGAGGAAATCGAAGCTTACAAGTCAGATTTGAATATCAGCAAACAGTTTGAGGAGCAGGTTCTTCCGACGCTGTTTTCCGGTAAATTAGCTGAGAAACAAATAGCGGTCATTGAAACAAACAGTTATGGTTTTCATGATGACTGGATTGAGAATCTGGGGATAACAGGGGCAAATGTGGTGTCAATTACTGCCGTGCTCGATGGTTTTGACCTGAGCCAGGAAGAGATAAGAAACAGTATCAAGACCAAGCTGATGCTTAAGGATGATTCGGAAGGGGCTGTTTCCCAGGAATTGGCCCGGGAGATTGCTGAAGGAATTATCAGCGCTCAGAACCTGGAGAACCTACATTATTTTGAACAACTGGGATTAATTAAAAATTCCGGTGATTATGGGGTCCCCATAGATGCGGTGATTTTTGTGGGCGGTAGTCAGGAGGAAGTTGGGCAGCGTTGTGCTAACCTTGATATACCGATGATGAATTATTTTCTGGAACGAAACATCCCGGTATTCGGCGTGGAAACAAGTGATGTTGCATATTCGTATATGAAGGAATACCAAAAGCTGAAGGTCAGTACTGTTGATAATATTGATATGATTCCGGGACAGCTGTCACTGGTAATGTCAGTTTATGGCAAACCCGGAAATTATGGCATCAAGACCACTGCCAGGCAGCTTATGCCAGAAGTTCAATAG
- a CDS encoding sigma-54 interaction domain-containing protein gives MKNSNSEPSLDVILNEMKNMAHQIDELKEVRSLLEAILHSTDDAISVVDEKGCGILINPAYTRITGLSEEDVINKPCTVDIAEGESMHLKVLETRKPVRGALMKVGKNKKAVVVNVAPVIIDGKVKGSVGIIHDISEIRKLTEELEHAKSLIRRMTAKYTFEDIIGESELVQSAISQARHAADTPVTVLLRGESGTGKELFAHAIHNHSSRSRGPFVRVNCAAIAESLLESELFGYEEGAFTGAVKGGRKGYFEEACGGTIFLDEIGEINLAVQAKLLRVLQERELIRVGGSKSVQIDVRLITATNANLEQRINEGTFREDLYYRLNVVPIFVPPLRGRKEDIPLLTAHFRQKLGQEYGRRVAKIAPRVIDILSAYEWPGNVRELENVVGRTIINMNYNEETILPHHVPVLGKGDRPQWKSQDHSMLGDLGFSDFEGTLTEIMDAAEKQVLEKALQKTGGNKTMAARELGIAIRSLYYKLEKHRIG, from the coding sequence ATGAAAAACAGCAATAGTGAACCGTCGTTGGATGTTATTCTTAATGAAATGAAGAACATGGCTCATCAGATAGATGAGTTAAAGGAAGTCAGGAGTCTTCTGGAAGCAATTCTTCATTCCACTGATGATGCGATTTCCGTGGTAGATGAGAAAGGCTGCGGGATTTTAATTAATCCGGCATACACCAGAATAACCGGGCTCAGTGAAGAGGATGTCATTAATAAGCCGTGCACGGTTGATATCGCTGAAGGCGAAAGTATGCATTTGAAAGTTCTGGAGACGAGAAAGCCTGTCCGTGGAGCCTTAATGAAGGTCGGGAAAAATAAGAAAGCGGTAGTGGTAAATGTGGCTCCGGTAATCATTGATGGGAAAGTAAAGGGCAGTGTTGGTATCATTCATGACATTTCTGAGATCCGCAAACTTACCGAAGAACTTGAACACGCCAAAAGCCTGATCAGGCGGATGACTGCCAAATATACTTTTGAAGACATTATCGGGGAAAGTGAGCTTGTCCAGTCTGCCATTTCACAGGCCAGACATGCTGCCGATACACCGGTTACCGTTCTCCTGAGAGGTGAGAGCGGGACCGGAAAAGAATTGTTTGCCCATGCCATTCACAACCACAGTTCCAGGTCGCGCGGACCTTTTGTCAGGGTTAACTGTGCTGCCATTGCAGAATCCCTCCTGGAAAGTGAACTCTTTGGATATGAAGAAGGGGCATTCACCGGAGCTGTGAAAGGCGGCCGGAAAGGGTATTTTGAAGAGGCTTGCGGGGGGACAATATTTTTGGATGAAATTGGCGAAATTAATCTCGCTGTTCAGGCTAAACTGCTTAGAGTGCTGCAGGAACGAGAGCTGATCAGAGTGGGAGGCAGCAAGTCGGTACAGATAGATGTCAGGCTGATAACAGCTACCAATGCAAACCTGGAGCAGAGAATTAATGAAGGCACTTTCAGAGAGGATTTATATTACAGGCTTAACGTGGTCCCGATTTTCGTACCTCCTCTTAGGGGGCGCAAAGAAGATATTCCTCTATTGACAGCTCATTTCAGGCAAAAACTGGGTCAGGAATATGGCCGCAGGGTTGCCAAAATAGCGCCCCGGGTGATAGATATCCTAAGTGCTTATGAATGGCCCGGAAACGTCAGGGAGTTGGAAAATGTAGTGGGGAGAACCATTATAAATATGAATTATAACGAAGAAACGATACTGCCGCATCATGTGCCGGTGCTTGGGAAAGGTGACCGGCCCCAGTGGAAGTCACAGGACCACAGCATGTTAGGGGATTTGGGTTTTTCGGATTTTGAAGGGACACTTACAGAAATCATGGATGCTGCGGAGAAGCAAGTTCTGGAAAAGGCCCTGCAGAAGACAGGCGGAAATAAAACGATGGCTGCCAGGGAGCTTGGCATTGCCATAAGGAGTCTGTACTATAAGTTGGAGAAACATAGGATAGGTTGA
- the spo0A gene encoding sporulation transcription factor Spo0A — translation MSVRSTKILIADDNREFCELLKEFISQEDDFVLVGIANNGVEAMEIIDREKPDVVVLDIIMPHLDGIGVLEKLVTSGTQPRPKVIMLTAFGQQSVTQRAIELGADYYILKPFDFSVLATRIRQLVEGESIPQYTPPVKTRNLDVAVTNIIHEMGVPAHIKGYQYLRDAIKMVVDEVNLLGGVTKELYPLIAQKYSTTPSRVERAIRHAIELAWDRGNTEMMNKFFGYTINLERGKPTNSEFIAMVADKLRISKVS, via the coding sequence ATGAGTGTAAGGAGTACCAAAATTCTAATAGCCGATGATAATAGAGAATTCTGCGAATTGTTAAAAGAATTCATTTCCCAGGAGGACGATTTTGTGCTTGTGGGAATTGCCAATAATGGCGTGGAAGCAATGGAAATTATTGATCGGGAGAAACCGGACGTTGTTGTCCTTGACATCATTATGCCTCATCTGGATGGAATCGGCGTTCTTGAAAAGCTGGTTACATCCGGGACTCAGCCAAGACCTAAGGTGATTATGCTAACGGCTTTTGGCCAGCAAAGTGTCACCCAAAGGGCTATTGAGCTGGGCGCAGATTATTATATTCTTAAGCCTTTTGACTTTTCGGTACTGGCTACCAGAATCAGACAGCTTGTTGAAGGAGAGAGTATTCCCCAGTATACTCCGCCGGTAAAAACACGCAATCTTGATGTTGCTGTAACAAACATTATTCATGAAATGGGAGTACCGGCGCATATTAAGGGTTACCAGTACTTAAGAGATGCCATCAAAATGGTTGTCGATGAAGTCAACTTGTTGGGCGGGGTAACCAAGGAGCTGTACCCATTAATTGCCCAGAAGTATTCAACCACTCCCAGCAGGGTTGAGAGGGCCATCAGGCATGCCATAGAGCTTGCCTGGGATCGCGGTAATACCGAAATGATGAATAAATTCTTTGGATATACCATAAACCTGGAAAGAGGAAAACCGACTAATTCCGAATTTATTGCAATGGTTGCTGACAAGCTTCGGATAAGCAAAGTCAGCTAA